One Bombina bombina isolate aBomBom1 chromosome 5, aBomBom1.pri, whole genome shotgun sequence DNA segment encodes these proteins:
- the ZHX2 gene encoding zinc fingers and homeoboxes protein 2: MASKRKSTTPCMVRASDVIEQDDPEINVGREDCTPSPVNNDEWALEKERFSKDVDMVEDKPPSENQSKKLQGGYECKYCPYVTQNLNEFTEHVDMQHPNVILNPLYVCAECNFTTKKYDSLSDHNSKYHPGESNFKLKLMKRNNQTILEQSIESNHDVSGTQEHFESDENSSGISVSKMPIMKLGKAKSDVKKVLRKADDGLMENKFEGNAAISETNGISNDIRQDSLTHVMPSVQLPPNINLLPKVPVPMNSNKYNSALDTNTTLINSFNKFPYPTQAELSWLTAASKHPEEQIRIWFATQRLKHGISWSPEEVEEARKKMFNGTIQSVPQTITVLPGPLTTTAKVSQPVIQTAVPCQILGQTGLVLTQVTNTSAVTVPQVSANVGNITRHIQKRPLSSPKEGPEPKRHNTSQTPPVLPKSNIPITPPSERKKTKQQIALLKASFVVSQFPDDTEIYRLIDATGLSRGEIKKWFSDHRYRSQRGIVHITSESIARDRVTVDRSGRPYHVYREHTPQKLTETTEEQLRCLENSFLKNSFPTQNEMDRIRAETKLNKKEIDLWFSERRKIRDSMEQAVLDSMGAEKTNEIGLVNGAVSQAGHLSSHWPQPTPYKSKQEQLHLLKSTFARTQWPSPFEYDHLAQQTGLVRTEIVKWFKDNRCVLRTGSLRWMDQYRKHYERSLEERKKFIKMVAATKVGKEILRRYFQEYSQLHEEDMDLLVTKSKLTFDQVKAYFAEMQQQATLDQLEDSGQDDDIITVNDSSDKDWVKEEPGDEEAISDGDSWGQVIQDSQEETTDNL, translated from the coding sequence ATGGCCAGCAAGAGGAAATCAACCACACCTTGTATGGTGAGAGCCTCTGATGTTATTGAACAGGATGATCCTGAAATAAATGTTGGAAGAGAGGATTGTACACCAAGTCCAGTTAATAACGATGAGTGGGCATTGGAGAAGGAAAGGTTTTCTAAGGATGTTGACATGGTGGAAGACAAACCTCCATCTGAAAATCAATCCAAGAAACTTCAAGGGGGATATGAATGCAAATACTGTCCTTATGTAACACAAAATCTAAATGAATTTACTGAGCATGTGGATATGCAACACCCAAATGTAATTCTCAATCCCCTTTATGTATGTGCTGAATGTAATTTTACAACCAAAAAATATGATTCTTTATCTGACCACAATTCAAAATATCACCCAGGAGAGAGCAACTTTAAATTGAAGTTGATGAAGCGCAATAATCAAACTATTCTAGAGCAATCCATTGAGAGTAATCATGATGTCAGTGGTACGCAAGAACATTTTGAGAGCGATGAGAATTCATCTGGGATTTCAGTCAGTAAAATGCCAATCATGAAATTAGGGAAGGCCAAATCTGATGTGAAAAAAGTGTTAAGAAAAGCAGATGATGGTCTAATGGAAAATAAGTTTGAAGGGAATGCTGCTATTTCTGAAACTAATGGTATTTCAAATGATATTCGTCAGGATAGTTTAACTCATGTTATGCCTTCTGTCCAACTTCCACCCAATATTAACCTTCTTCCAAAAGTTCCAGTTCCAATGAACAGCAATAAATATAACTCTGCTTTAGACACAAATACAACTTTGATCAACTCCTTCAACAAATTTCCTTATCCAACTCAGGCTGAGTTGTCCTGGTTAACTGCAGCTTCTAAACACCCAGAAGAGCAAATACGAATTTGGTTTGCAACTCAGAGATTGAAACATGGTATAAGTTGGTCCCCAGAAGAAGTAGAAGAGgcaagaaagaaaatgtttaatgGTACAATACAGTCTGTTCCTCAAACCATCACTGTTTTGCCAGGTCCTCTGACAACTACAGCTAAAGTTTCTCAGCCTGTTATTCAGACTGCTGTACCATGTCAGATTCTCGGCCAAACTGGTCTTGTATTAACTCAGGTGACAAACACGTCTGCCGTTACTGTCCCTCAAGTTTCAGCTAATGTTGGTAATATTACTAGGCATATACAGAAACGGCCCTTATCGAGCCCAAAAGAGGGTCCAGAACCAAAACGCCATAATACTTCACAGACTCCACCAGTTCTACCCAAGTCAAATATACCAATTACTCCTCCAAGTGAACGTAAAAAAACCAAGCAGCAAATTGCTTTGCTGAAAGCTAGTTTTGTAGTAAGCCAATTTCCAGATGACACAGAAATCTATAGGTTAATAGATGCCACTGGACTTTCAAGGGGTGAAATTAAAAAGTGGTTTAGTGACCATAGATATAGAAGCCAGAGAGGTATTGTTCATATCACAAGCGAGTCTATAGCTAGGGACAGAGTAACTGTAGATCGATCTGGGCGTCCTTACCATGTATACCGGGAACATACCCCACAAAAGCTTACAGAGACAACAGAGGAGCAGCTTAGATGTCTTGAAAATAGCTTTCTAAAAAATTCATTTCCAACGCAAAACGAAATGGATCGCATACGTGCAGAAACCAAATTGAATAAGAAAGAAATTGACTTGTGGTTttcagaaagaagaaaaattaggGACTCCATGGAGCAAGCAGTTTTGGATTCTATGGGTGCAGAAAAGACAAATGAGATAGGACTTGTAAATGGTGCTGTATCACAAGCTGGGCATTTATCTAGTCATTGGCCACAGCCAACACCATACAAATCTAAGCAAGAGCAGCTTCATTTGCTCAAAAGTACTTTTGCAAGAACCCAGTGGCCATCTCCATTCGAATATGACCATCTGGCTCAACAGACTGGACTTGTTAGGACTGAGATTGTAAAGTGGTTTAAGGATAACAGGTGTGTTCTTCGAACAGGCAGTTTAAGGTGGATGGACCAATATAGGAAACATTATGAACGCTCACTGGAGGAGAGAAAAAAGTTTATTAAGATGGTTGCTGCTACCAAGGTAGGCAAAGAAATTCTTAGAAGATATTTCCAGGAGTACAGCCAACTACATGAAGAGGATATGGACCTTCTTGTTACAAAGTCTAAATTGACTTTTGATCAAGTAAAAGCTTATTTTGCAGAGATGCAGCAGCAGGCAACACTAGATCAGCTAGAAGATAGTGGTCAAGATGATGACATTATTACAGTAAATGATTCTTCTGACAAGGACTGGGTCAAAGAGGAACCTGGAGATGAAGAAGCCATCTCAGATGGAGACAGCTGGGGTCAGGTTATACAAGACTCTCAAGAAGAAACAACTGATAATTTATAG